One window of Acidiferrobacteraceae bacterium genomic DNA carries:
- a CDS encoding ZIP family metal transporter: MNPTYTAVLLLSLLSVVTTALGVVLALRLRRKRRAIAFGIGFSAGIMVLISIVELIPEASAATGVGRTISTVALGVGVLWALHFLIPHAHLFPETGYFNQAVSRSAYLVAIGLILHDIPEGFAMANAYIAAPSLGLLVALAIALHNLPEEFAMAVPVTLAHSRRLLFGAALLSAMAEPLGAILGLVAVGIAPRLNADFMAFAAGAMLFVSIHELIPMGRRYRRLGYFSGGALLSLLVYWLLKRLTEGIPVG, from the coding sequence ATGAACCCGACCTACACAGCGGTGCTGCTGTTGTCGCTGCTCTCTGTCGTGACGACAGCGCTGGGCGTGGTGCTGGCTCTTCGACTGCGCAGGAAACGTCGGGCGATCGCTTTCGGTATCGGTTTCTCCGCCGGCATCATGGTGCTGATCTCGATCGTCGAACTGATACCGGAGGCGAGCGCCGCCACGGGGGTGGGTCGCACGATCAGCACCGTTGCGCTCGGCGTCGGAGTCTTGTGGGCCCTGCACTTCCTCATTCCGCACGCCCATTTGTTCCCGGAGACCGGGTACTTCAATCAGGCCGTTTCCCGCTCCGCCTATCTCGTCGCGATCGGACTCATTCTGCATGACATACCCGAAGGCTTTGCCATGGCCAACGCCTATATCGCCGCACCCTCGCTTGGTTTGCTCGTAGCGTTAGCCATCGCCCTCCACAATCTTCCGGAGGAGTTCGCCATGGCGGTTCCGGTGACGTTGGCCCACAGCAGGCGACTGCTGTTCGGCGCGGCATTGCTTTCCGCGATGGCCGAGCCCCTCGGGGCGATCCTCGGCCTGGTGGCGGTGGGGATCGCACCACGGCTGAATGCGGATTTCATGGCCTTTGCAGCGGGCGCGATGTTGTTCGTATCCATCCACGAATTGATCCCCATGGGGAGACGGTATCGTCGATTGGGATACTTTTCCGGCGGGGCTCTACTGAGCCTACTGGTGTACTGGTTGCTGAAAAGGCTGACCGAGGGAATTCCGGTCGGTTAG
- a CDS encoding ZIP family metal transporter — MDPLLLWIIGSGVLMSAIALVGSVTLVLSEQALQRILLPLVAFAAGSLLGGAFFHMVPAGLASGMSHITVYVLILAGFAVFFALEQFLHWHHCHRAETECKKPLTYLILIGDGLHNFLGGLAVAGTFIIDIHLGIVTWLAAAAHEVPQELGDFGVLVHGGWAKRRALFYNVLSALTFLLGGVIAYFVSYRIDVSFLVPFAAGNFLYIGAADLIPEVKAHANLRANFIHFAAFVVGVGLMLAVKLLMEP; from the coding sequence ATGGATCCCTTGCTGTTGTGGATCATCGGAAGCGGTGTACTCATGAGCGCGATCGCGCTGGTTGGCAGTGTCACACTAGTGCTGAGCGAGCAAGCGCTGCAGCGGATCCTGCTGCCACTGGTGGCGTTTGCCGCCGGATCCCTGCTGGGCGGGGCATTCTTTCACATGGTTCCTGCCGGGCTTGCGTCCGGCATGAGTCATATCACGGTTTATGTTCTGATCCTTGCCGGCTTCGCCGTATTCTTCGCGCTGGAACAGTTCCTGCACTGGCATCACTGCCATCGAGCCGAGACCGAATGCAAGAAACCGCTCACCTACTTGATCCTGATCGGCGACGGGCTACACAACTTCCTGGGCGGGCTGGCCGTCGCAGGCACCTTCATCATCGATATCCATCTCGGCATCGTGACTTGGTTGGCGGCGGCGGCCCATGAGGTACCGCAGGAACTGGGCGACTTCGGTGTACTGGTCCACGGTGGCTGGGCGAAGCGTCGAGCCCTCTTCTACAATGTCCTCTCGGCGCTTACCTTTCTGCTCGGCGGTGTCATTGCATACTTTGTCTCATATCGGATCGATGTTTCTTTCCTGGTGCCCTTTGCCGCTGGCAACTTCCTCTACATCGGTGCCGCCGACCTGATTCCCGAGGTCAAGGCGCACGCCAATCTTCGGGCTAACTTCATTCACTTCGCAGCGTTCGTCGTTGGCGTGGGACTGATGCTGGCGGTGAAATTGCTGATGGAACCCTGA